The genomic DNA AACCCGGCAGCGCGCGCAGGATGTCGACCAGCTTGCGCGCCGCGACGGTGGTGGATTCATTGTCATGGCCCACGCCGAAATCGGCGTGCGTCGTGATCTGCACTTCCAGGTCGGTCGCGATGAACGAGACCCGGTTCGCTTCCTTGCGTAGCAGGATGTTGGCCAGGATGGGCAGGGTGTGCCTGCGCTCGACGATACCTGCCACGGTCGACAGAGGCTTGAGCAAGGCTTCTCGTGTGGTTTGTACCAGTTGCATGGTCATCCTTTTAGAGTTTGTTCCAGCACGTGCAAGGTGTGGTTGAGTTCTGCCTGTTTGGCGCGCGCTTCCGAGATCTTTCGCACGGCGTGCAGCACCGTGGTGTGATCGCGGCCGCCGAAGAGATCCCCGATCTCGGGCAGGCTTTTCTGCGTCAGCTCCTTGGCCAGGTACATCGCTACCTGGCGGGGCATGGCAATGTTGGCGGGCCGGCGTTTCGAATACATGTCGGCCACCTTGATCTTGTAGAAGTCCGCGACGGTCTTCTGGATGTTCTCGACGGTGATCTGGCCGTTCGAGAGCGACAGCAGGTCTTTCAGCGCGTCCTTGCAGACGTCGACGGTCAGGACGTCGCGGCCGTGGAAGCGCGCGAAGGCCAGCACCTTGCGCAGGGCGCCTTCGAGTTCGCGCACGTTGCTGCGCAGGTGCTTGGCGATGAAGAACGCGACTTCCTCGGGCATGTTCACGCCCTCGGACTCGGCCTTGCGCAGCAGGATGGCCACGCGCATTTCCAGCTCGGGCGGCTCGATGGCCACGGTCAGGCCCGAGTCGAAACGCGAGATCAGGCGGCTGTCGATGCCGGCCAGCTCCTTGGGATAGGTATCGCTGGTGATGATGATCTGCTTGCGCTGGGCCACCATGGCCTCGAAGGCGTAGAAGAACTCTTCCTGCGTGCGGCTCTTGCCCGAGAAGAACTGGATGTCGTCGATGAGCAGCAGGTCTAGCGAGTGGTAATAACGCTTGAAGTCGTCGAAGGCCTTGCGCTGGTAGGCCTTCACGACGTCGGACACGTACTGGTCGGCGTGGACGTATCGCACGCGCACGCCGGTGCCGGCGGCGACCATGGCGTTGCCGATGGAGTGGATCAGGTGGGTCTTGCCCAGCCCCACGCCGCCGTACAGGAACAGCGGGTTGTACGAGATGCCGGGGTTCTCGGCGACCTGCAGCGCGGCCGCGCGCGCGAGCTGGTTGGCCTTGCCGGTGACGAAGTTCTCGAACGTGAGATCGGTGTTCAGGCGCGAGCGGTCATAGGTTTGATCGGCGACCGGCGGCGGCGGCGCGGCGG from Orrella dioscoreae includes the following:
- the dnaA gene encoding chromosomal replication initiator protein DnaA, which gives rise to MNDFWQTCVRRLEQDLPPQQISAWIRPLVPLAFDETQAVLRVSAPNRFKLDWVRKNFSHQIEALAAEWFQRPVQVCFELPPSSAPRGAAAPAARPAAPAMPGAGPAGPAASGMLPGLGVPAAAPAAPPPPVADQTYDRSRLNTDLTFENFVTGKANQLARAAALQVAENPGISYNPLFLYGGVGLGKTHLIHSIGNAMVAAGTGVRVRYVHADQYVSDVVKAYQRKAFDDFKRYYHSLDLLLIDDIQFFSGKSRTQEEFFYAFEAMVAQRKQIIITSDTYPKELAGIDSRLISRFDSGLTVAIEPPELEMRVAILLRKAESEGVNMPEEVAFFIAKHLRSNVRELEGALRKVLAFARFHGRDVLTVDVCKDALKDLLSLSNGQITVENIQKTVADFYKIKVADMYSKRRPANIAMPRQVAMYLAKELTQKSLPEIGDLFGGRDHTTVLHAVRKISEARAKQAELNHTLHVLEQTLKG